The proteins below come from a single Thalassotalea ponticola genomic window:
- a CDS encoding lytic transglycosylase domain-containing protein yields the protein MALSLTASLSAVAHAEQILTDGKISFEQYIVELKQEAKQKGFSDALIEQSFADVTYHKRAVKADRNQPEVVETLETYLPKRVPDWKVNKAKEMMKKYQSELNEVGKKYGVQPRFIVSLWALESNFGKITGNFDVISALSTMAYDGRREAFFRAQVFDALTILQQGHISKENMKGSWAGAMGHNQFMPSSFLSYAADGDGDGKKDIWTNTSDVFASIANYLSQVGWNDDITWARQVTLPPAFDNALAIPQRTGGRKPWLKHWARTEKPLAQWQALGVRRYDGGDLPNVDINAALVFPDGEQGRAYLAYDNYKTLMHWNTSYYFVTSVGHLADRIKFSR from the coding sequence TTGGCACTGAGCTTGACCGCCTCGTTGAGTGCAGTGGCGCATGCTGAGCAAATATTGACTGACGGAAAAATCAGTTTTGAGCAATACATCGTTGAACTCAAACAAGAAGCCAAACAAAAGGGGTTTAGTGACGCCTTGATCGAGCAGAGCTTTGCCGATGTGACGTACCACAAGCGAGCTGTTAAAGCCGATCGAAATCAGCCGGAAGTGGTAGAAACACTGGAAACTTATTTACCGAAGCGGGTACCTGACTGGAAAGTAAATAAAGCCAAGGAGATGATGAAAAAATACCAATCTGAACTCAATGAGGTAGGTAAAAAATACGGTGTGCAGCCGCGCTTTATCGTCAGTTTGTGGGCGTTGGAGTCTAACTTTGGCAAGATAACCGGTAATTTCGACGTGATCTCTGCGTTGTCGACCATGGCTTACGATGGTCGTCGAGAGGCGTTTTTTAGAGCGCAAGTATTTGATGCTTTGACGATTTTACAGCAGGGCCATATCAGCAAAGAAAATATGAAAGGCTCTTGGGCAGGGGCTATGGGACACAACCAGTTCATGCCAAGTTCGTTTTTATCTTATGCGGCGGATGGCGATGGTGATGGTAAGAAAGATATTTGGACCAATACCTCTGACGTATTCGCATCGATTGCCAATTACTTAAGCCAGGTCGGTTGGAATGACGATATCACCTGGGCCAGACAAGTTACCTTGCCTCCAGCCTTTGACAACGCTCTGGCAATCCCCCAACGCACCGGCGGTCGCAAACCGTGGTTGAAGCACTGGGCGCGAACAGAAAAACCACTAGCGCAGTGGCAAGCGCTAGGTGTGCGTCGATATGACGGCGGTGACTTACCGAACGTTGACATCAATGCTGCCTTGGTGTTTCCCGATGGCGAGCAGGGGCGCGCGTATTTGGCATATGACAATTACAAAACCTTGATGCATTGGAATACGTCGTATTATTTTGTCACCTCGGTTGGTCATTTAGCCGATCGAATTAAGTTTTCTCGCTAA
- a CDS encoding outer membrane beta-barrel protein, whose protein sequence is MKGKIKILAALCLSTSSVAHAESVDADNTMYVGGFIGQATYDLASNDFGVDSFDDSDTSFKLIGGYQINAYISIEGGYTNLGELTFSLSESVGLEVIGGGTFDTLIDGSVEVDGLIINVVGSYPVAEQVSIYAKVGMFSWDSQLESYMEFNSSDPQIPSESFSVSESEDGSDVFYGLGLTYHWNDISFRAEYELFESDSDQIDVFSIGAVYNF, encoded by the coding sequence GTGAAAGGAAAAATAAAAATATTAGCTGCACTTTGTCTCAGCACATCGTCGGTTGCTCACGCTGAGTCAGTTGATGCTGATAATACCATGTACGTAGGAGGCTTTATTGGTCAAGCAACGTATGACCTGGCTTCAAATGATTTTGGCGTCGATAGTTTTGACGATTCAGACACTTCATTTAAATTGATTGGTGGATACCAGATTAATGCCTATATATCCATAGAAGGTGGTTATACCAACTTGGGCGAGTTGACCTTTTCCTTGTCTGAAAGTGTCGGTCTTGAAGTTATCGGTGGTGGAACGTTTGACACACTCATAGATGGTTCTGTTGAAGTTGATGGATTAATTATTAATGTTGTTGGATCCTATCCCGTTGCTGAGCAAGTTTCAATTTACGCTAAAGTTGGCATGTTCAGTTGGGATTCTCAATTAGAAAGTTACATGGAGTTTAATTCCAGCGACCCACAAATCCCAAGCGAAAGTTTCTCTGTATCGGAATCAGAAGATGGCTCAGATGTATTTTATGGTCTTGGTTTGACTTATCACTGGAATGACATCTCTTTCCGCGCTGAATATGAGCTATTTGAAAGTGACAGCGATCAAATTGACGTATTCAGTATTGGCGCTGTTTATAATTTTTAA
- the rnd gene encoding ribonuclease D: protein MQFLYIDNQQQLAEYCASASLRDKVCVDTEFVRTRTLFPNLGLLQIYDGQQVALIDPLVIDDLSPFWQLLQNPSVLKLIHSCSEDLEVFLRSGNCRPVNMLDTQIAMAFLGQGLSMGYASMIKHYLDLELDKSESRTDWIKRPLTQRQLEYAAADVYYLYQISDRIIEQVQQAGFYHAALAESEWQIEKKFTPTDPYSLYLDNKSAWKLKPRNLAVLQHLLAWRYEQAMRRNLPLTFVAKDATLFNLAFHNPQSHRAMVQIEGVDSLDIRHKGKAMLKVIEQVNALPDEQLPEQMTRLDTYPNYKTTFKAVKKKLTELADKQGLDIAVVAGKKQIHQLLMWHWQLNQTDQNSVELLHGWREPMFAKPITQFLNSL from the coding sequence GTGCAGTTTTTATACATAGATAACCAACAACAATTAGCCGAATATTGTGCTAGCGCGTCGTTACGAGATAAAGTCTGTGTCGACACCGAGTTTGTCCGTACCCGTACCTTATTTCCAAATTTAGGTTTATTGCAGATATATGATGGTCAGCAAGTGGCGTTGATCGACCCATTGGTGATTGATGATTTGTCGCCGTTTTGGCAATTGTTGCAAAACCCTAGCGTACTCAAACTTATCCATTCCTGCTCAGAGGATTTGGAAGTGTTTTTGCGCTCTGGCAATTGCCGACCCGTAAATATGCTCGATACCCAAATTGCCATGGCCTTTCTCGGTCAAGGGTTGTCGATGGGGTATGCATCGATGATTAAACACTATCTCGATTTGGAATTGGACAAGAGTGAGTCGCGTACCGATTGGATAAAGCGCCCGTTAACTCAGCGTCAATTGGAATACGCTGCCGCCGATGTGTATTACCTCTATCAAATCAGTGATCGCATAATCGAGCAAGTTCAACAGGCGGGCTTTTATCACGCCGCGTTGGCCGAGAGCGAATGGCAAATAGAGAAAAAATTTACGCCAACCGATCCCTATTCGCTGTACTTAGACAACAAGTCAGCGTGGAAATTAAAACCGCGTAATTTGGCTGTACTCCAGCATTTACTCGCTTGGCGATATGAGCAGGCAATGCGTCGCAACTTGCCGCTGACGTTTGTCGCCAAGGATGCCACGCTGTTTAATCTAGCCTTCCACAATCCGCAAAGCCATCGCGCTATGGTGCAAATTGAAGGTGTCGACAGCCTTGATATTCGCCACAAAGGCAAGGCGATGTTAAAGGTTATTGAGCAGGTCAATGCGCTTCCTGACGAACAGTTGCCAGAGCAAATGACCCGCCTTGACACGTACCCCAATTACAAAACTACGTTCAAAGCGGTAAAGAAGAAACTAACGGAATTAGCGGATAAACAAGGCTTGGATATCGCTGTAGTGGCGGGTAAAAAACAAATACATCAATTGCTTATGTGGCATTGGCAACTCAATCAAACGGATCAGAATTCGGTTGAGTTGCTGCACGGTTGGCGTGAACCGATGTTTGCCAAGCCGATAACTCAATTTTTAAATTCGTTATAA
- a CDS encoding fumarate hydratase, producing MTVIKQQDFIDSIEDALQYISYYHPLDYIQALEKAYHKEQSQAAKDAIAQILINSRMSATGKRPICQDTGIVTCFVKIGMDVKWDKTDLTVQQMVDEGTRRAYTNPDNPLRASIVADPAGQRTNTKDNTPSVVHIDMVAGDKIEIMIAAKGGGSENKTKMAMLNPSDSIADWIVKTLPTMGAGWCPPGMLGIGIGGTAEKAGVLAKESLMDPVDIQELIDRGPQTAEEELRLEIFERVNKLGIGAQGLGGLTTVADVKIKSVPTHAASKPVVMIPNCAATRHVHFFLDGSGPANLQPPKLEEWPEVTWEVGDNVRRVNVDTLTKADIATWKTGETVLLSGKILTGRDAAHKRIQQLLESGEGLPDGVDFTNKFIYYVGPVDAVGDEVVGPAGPTTATRMDKFTEMMLAETGLLGTIGKAERGAATVESIKNHKSVYLMAVGGAAYLVSKAIKKSRVVAFEELGMEAIYEFEVEDMPVTVAVDSAGESAHVTGPAIWQAKIEELDSALKG from the coding sequence ATGACGGTAATTAAACAGCAAGATTTTATCGATAGCATTGAAGATGCGTTGCAATACATTTCGTATTACCATCCTTTAGATTACATTCAAGCTTTGGAAAAGGCTTATCACAAAGAGCAAAGCCAAGCAGCTAAAGACGCTATTGCACAAATTCTTATCAACTCACGTATGTCTGCCACCGGCAAGCGTCCAATCTGCCAAGATACTGGGATTGTGACTTGTTTTGTTAAAATCGGTATGGATGTTAAATGGGATAAAACCGATTTAACGGTACAACAAATGGTTGATGAAGGAACGCGTCGTGCGTACACCAACCCAGATAACCCGTTACGCGCGTCAATTGTCGCCGATCCGGCCGGTCAACGCACCAATACCAAAGACAACACGCCATCGGTTGTTCACATTGATATGGTTGCTGGGGATAAAATTGAAATTATGATCGCCGCAAAAGGCGGTGGTTCTGAAAATAAAACCAAAATGGCAATGCTTAACCCAAGCGATTCAATAGCTGATTGGATTGTTAAAACCTTACCGACTATGGGCGCAGGTTGGTGTCCACCGGGTATGTTGGGCATAGGCATTGGCGGTACGGCTGAAAAAGCAGGCGTACTAGCCAAAGAAAGTTTGATGGATCCAGTGGATATTCAAGAGCTGATAGATCGCGGTCCACAAACTGCGGAAGAAGAGTTACGACTTGAAATCTTTGAGCGCGTCAATAAGTTAGGTATTGGCGCTCAAGGCTTGGGCGGTTTAACTACCGTGGCCGACGTTAAGATTAAGTCGGTACCAACTCACGCAGCGTCAAAACCTGTCGTGATGATCCCAAACTGTGCGGCTACTCGTCATGTACACTTTTTCCTAGACGGCTCTGGCCCGGCAAATTTACAGCCACCAAAATTAGAAGAGTGGCCAGAAGTAACTTGGGAAGTTGGTGATAACGTTCGCCGCGTTAATGTTGATACCTTAACCAAAGCCGATATTGCCACGTGGAAAACCGGTGAAACAGTATTGTTATCGGGTAAGATTTTAACTGGTCGCGACGCGGCCCATAAACGCATTCAGCAATTACTCGAATCCGGTGAAGGTTTACCTGACGGTGTCGATTTTACCAACAAGTTTATTTACTACGTCGGCCCTGTCGATGCCGTTGGTGATGAAGTCGTTGGTCCTGCAGGACCGACAACTGCAACGCGTATGGATAAGTTTACCGAGATGATGCTCGCTGAAACCGGTTTACTTGGTACCATTGGTAAAGCAGAGCGTGGCGCGGCAACAGTAGAGAGTATCAAAAACCACAAATCAGTGTATTTAATGGCTGTTGGTGGCGCGGCATACCTAGTGTCAAAAGCCATTAAGAAATCACGAGTGGTGGCATTTGAAGAGCTTGGTATGGAAGCAATCTACGAATTCGAGGTTGAAGATATGCCAGTGACCGTGGCGGTTGACAGTGCTGGTGAATCAGCTCATGTTACCGGTCCAGCGATTTGGCAAGCAAAAATTGAAGAGCTTGACAGTGCTTTAAAAGGTTAA
- a CDS encoding CoA pyrophosphatase, whose translation MNKQQFIQRFNYQRLTKINDAYHHHGQLRQASVLIALVEHNNGLEVVLTKRAAHLKHHPGQISFPGGKVEQSDSSLLAAALREAHEEIGLQPGDVQIVGQLKPHHVITGYQITPFIGFINPEYPFIIDTNEVAEIFVVPFEHFINEGNHLSFTVERRGTRHNIHFMPYMHYNIWGATAAIIKDLVQHLK comes from the coding sequence ATGAACAAACAGCAGTTTATCCAGCGTTTTAACTACCAACGCCTGACAAAAATAAATGATGCCTATCACCATCACGGGCAGCTGCGCCAAGCAAGTGTGCTTATTGCATTAGTTGAACACAACAATGGTCTTGAAGTCGTATTGACTAAACGCGCCGCGCATTTAAAGCATCATCCTGGACAAATCAGTTTCCCTGGCGGTAAAGTCGAACAGTCAGACAGCAGTTTATTAGCTGCGGCCTTGCGTGAAGCGCACGAAGAAATTGGCCTACAACCTGGCGATGTACAAATTGTTGGTCAGTTAAAACCACATCACGTCATAACCGGCTATCAAATCACGCCATTTATCGGCTTTATTAACCCTGAGTACCCATTTATCATCGACACAAACGAAGTCGCGGAAATATTTGTCGTTCCGTTTGAGCATTTCATTAATGAAGGTAATCATCTGTCATTTACGGTCGAACGTCGTGGTACCCGCCACAATATCCACTTTATGCCTTATATGCACTACAATATTTGGGGGGCGACTGCGGCAATAATCAAAGATTTGGTACAACATTTAAAATAA
- the pabB gene encoding aminodeoxychorismate synthase component I, translating to MNQQLRTTYQIQTLNFADHIAISDIANAFSKTPWSVWLDSGDSDHQDSRFDILVFAPLVTITTTGDTTVISDLRDGSEYTSDDDPLTLVEQQLNEVFSNRTNEHPSLPFVGGAVGYFGYDLGRRFETLPTDAKADINLPDMAVGIYGNAVIYDRQHNVYELVSWDDDIEHVAQQLYTQIAQHGTAALADFSLTSDWQANMSSEQYRQKFARVQDYLRSGDCYQINLAQRFSANYQGDEFTAYNKLREHNKAPFSAFMRLTQGAVLSVSPERFLQVSHQRVETKPIKGTRPRSTIADIDAANARELQSADKDRAENLMIVDLLRNDISKACLAGTVKVPSLFAIESFPAVHHLVSTVEGMLCPTKSASDLLRGAFPGGSITGAPKIRAMEIIEELEPHRRSVYCGSIGYLSACGKMDTSITIRTLICENNRIHCWAGGGLVADSKVDSEYQETFDKVAKILPILKT from the coding sequence GTGAACCAGCAACTACGCACTACTTACCAAATTCAAACCCTAAATTTTGCCGATCACATTGCCATCAGTGACATTGCTAATGCATTTTCGAAAACGCCATGGAGCGTTTGGCTCGACTCCGGTGACAGCGATCACCAAGACAGTCGCTTTGATATTTTGGTGTTCGCTCCATTAGTCACCATAACCACCACTGGTGACACTACCGTTATAAGCGATTTACGCGATGGCAGTGAATACACCAGTGATGACGATCCGTTAACCTTAGTTGAGCAGCAGCTCAACGAGGTATTTTCAAACCGCACTAACGAACACCCATCATTACCGTTTGTCGGTGGTGCTGTCGGTTACTTTGGTTACGACTTAGGGCGACGTTTTGAAACGCTGCCAACTGACGCCAAAGCGGATATTAACTTACCCGACATGGCTGTTGGCATTTATGGCAATGCCGTAATTTACGATCGCCAACACAACGTATATGAATTGGTGTCGTGGGATGATGACATCGAACACGTGGCACAACAACTTTATACCCAGATCGCCCAACACGGTACAGCCGCACTAGCCGATTTCAGTTTGACCTCAGATTGGCAAGCCAACATGAGTAGTGAGCAATATCGGCAAAAATTTGCCCGAGTTCAAGATTACTTGCGCTCCGGAGACTGTTATCAAATAAACCTCGCTCAGCGTTTTAGTGCCAATTACCAAGGAGATGAGTTCACCGCGTATAACAAGTTAAGGGAACACAACAAAGCGCCGTTTTCCGCCTTTATGCGACTTACACAGGGTGCGGTATTAAGTGTTTCGCCAGAGCGTTTTTTACAAGTGAGTCATCAACGGGTAGAAACCAAGCCGATTAAGGGCACTCGCCCTCGCTCAACGATAGCCGATATTGATGCGGCCAATGCGCGAGAACTGCAAAGTGCCGATAAAGATCGAGCGGAAAACCTAATGATAGTGGACTTACTGCGCAATGATATTTCTAAGGCCTGTCTCGCCGGCACGGTAAAAGTGCCCAGTTTATTTGCCATAGAAAGTTTTCCAGCGGTGCATCATTTGGTCAGTACGGTTGAAGGCATGCTCTGCCCAACCAAAAGTGCCAGCGATTTATTGCGCGGTGCCTTTCCCGGAGGCTCGATAACCGGAGCCCCTAAGATTCGGGCTATGGAGATCATCGAAGAGTTAGAACCACATCGTCGGAGTGTCTATTGCGGTTCGATAGGCTATTTGTCAGCCTGTGGCAAAATGGATACTTCGATAACCATCCGCACCTTGATTTGTGAAAACAACCGCATTCACTGTTGGGCCGGTGGTGGTTTGGTTGCCGATTCAAAAGTAGACAGCGAGTACCAAGAAACATTTGATAAGGTCGCCAAAATTTTGCCTATTTTAAAAACTTAG
- a CDS encoding L-serine ammonia-lyase, with translation MISVFDMFSIGIGPSSSHTVGPMRAANRFIDSLKQEQLFSRVSRVKVELFGSLGQTGIGHGTGKACILGLHGETPEDVAVEDIDKILENTVNSQSIRLNQEHTIDFPKDKSIIYHRRKTLPAHANAMTIFAFDGDDVILEKTYYSIGGGFIVEDSEFEREKNKALSLHNNVERPYRFTSADELLALCEESGLSISSVMMANEKCLNDEQYIRDELLKIWQCMYACVERGIKTEGILPGGLNVKRRAPNLYRLLTVEKDIDPLNAMDWVNLFALAVNEENAAGSQVVTAPTNGAAGILPAVLCYFNKFVRPVTDDDCIRYLLTAAAIGILYKTNASISGAEVGCQGEVGVACSMAAGALTEIMGGSPKQVENAAEIGMEHNLGLTCDPVGGLVQVPCIERNAMGAVKAINASRLAMRGTGTQKVSLDKVIKTMWDTGQDMKTKYKETSRGGLAVNIIEC, from the coding sequence ATGATCAGTGTATTTGATATGTTCTCGATAGGTATTGGCCCGTCGAGTTCACATACGGTAGGTCCGATGCGCGCAGCGAATCGCTTTATTGACTCATTAAAGCAGGAACAACTGTTTAGTCGTGTCAGTCGTGTTAAAGTCGAACTGTTTGGCTCATTAGGCCAAACCGGTATTGGCCACGGCACAGGTAAAGCGTGTATTTTAGGGCTTCACGGCGAAACCCCTGAAGACGTTGCGGTTGAAGACATAGACAAGATTCTCGAGAACACGGTTAACAGCCAGTCGATCCGCCTCAATCAAGAGCACACCATCGATTTTCCCAAAGATAAATCTATTATTTATCATCGTCGCAAAACCCTGCCCGCTCACGCCAATGCAATGACCATCTTTGCCTTTGACGGTGACGATGTCATTTTGGAAAAGACGTATTACTCCATTGGTGGAGGCTTTATTGTTGAAGACAGCGAATTTGAGCGCGAAAAAAACAAGGCGCTGTCGCTGCATAACAACGTAGAAAGACCATATCGCTTTACTAGCGCTGACGAGCTGTTGGCGCTGTGTGAAGAAAGTGGCTTGAGTATATCCTCGGTGATGATGGCCAACGAAAAGTGTTTGAATGACGAGCAATATATCCGCGATGAGCTACTCAAGATTTGGCAGTGTATGTACGCCTGTGTTGAGCGCGGCATTAAAACCGAAGGTATCTTACCCGGCGGTTTAAATGTCAAGCGAAGAGCGCCAAACTTATATCGCTTGTTGACGGTAGAAAAAGACATAGATCCCCTAAACGCGATGGATTGGGTCAACTTATTTGCCTTGGCCGTCAACGAAGAAAACGCGGCAGGCTCACAAGTGGTAACGGCACCAACCAACGGCGCTGCCGGTATCCTGCCTGCGGTATTGTGTTACTTCAATAAATTTGTCAGACCTGTTACCGACGACGACTGCATTCGCTACCTGCTAACCGCGGCGGCCATTGGTATTTTATACAAAACTAATGCCTCGATATCTGGCGCTGAAGTTGGTTGTCAAGGCGAGGTAGGTGTCGCCTGCTCTATGGCCGCTGGCGCGTTAACTGAGATTATGGGAGGTAGTCCCAAGCAAGTTGAAAACGCGGCAGAAATCGGTATGGAACACAACTTAGGCCTAACCTGTGATCCGGTGGGGGGCTTGGTTCAAGTTCCGTGTATCGAGCGCAATGCGATGGGCGCAGTTAAAGCGATTAATGCCTCGCGATTAGCCATGCGCGGCACCGGTACGCAAAAGGTGTCTCTTGATAAAGTGATCAAAACCATGTGGGATACTGGCCAAGACATGAAAACCAAATACAAAGAAACGTCTCGCGGTGGTTTAGCTGTTAACATCATTGAATGTTGA
- a CDS encoding YcgL domain-containing protein, giving the protein MICVVYRSSKKADTYLYITKRDDFSKVPDTLMQMFGTPQLVTMVNLAKRDKLALADIEKVTSELTNNGFYLQLPPPKEDLLKQHRKDLGVEDKDME; this is encoded by the coding sequence ATGATTTGTGTAGTCTACCGAAGCTCTAAAAAAGCCGATACCTATCTTTACATTACCAAACGAGACGATTTTTCCAAGGTTCCTGATACGCTGATGCAAATGTTCGGCACCCCACAACTGGTCACTATGGTTAATTTAGCCAAGCGCGACAAGCTGGCGTTAGCGGATATTGAAAAAGTAACATCGGAATTAACCAATAACGGTTTTTATCTACAACTTCCACCACCGAAGGAAGACTTGTTAAAACAACACAGAAAAGACTTAGGTGTTGAAGATAAAGATATGGAGTAA
- a CDS encoding YcgN family cysteine cluster protein: MSEQEWESLCDGCGKCCLHKVIEEEVDDDVELIDEGVQKPTDYIREGEEMLYTNVVCYLLNDKTCQCTRYSERTRLVPDCVKLTQQNLADIFFMPQSCAYRRLHEGRGLPSWHPLLHKGKKSAMHQAGMSVRGKVIKDDEVDLEEYQQYIVSWPVDDID, encoded by the coding sequence ATGAGCGAACAAGAGTGGGAGTCGCTTTGCGATGGTTGTGGAAAATGTTGTCTTCACAAAGTTATTGAAGAAGAAGTTGATGATGATGTCGAGCTGATCGACGAGGGCGTACAAAAACCCACCGATTATATTCGCGAAGGCGAGGAAATGTTGTACACCAATGTGGTGTGCTATCTGCTTAACGATAAAACCTGTCAGTGTACCCGCTATAGCGAACGCACGCGCTTGGTGCCTGACTGCGTAAAGTTAACACAGCAGAACTTAGCCGACATATTTTTCATGCCACAAAGTTGTGCTTATCGACGCTTGCACGAGGGTCGAGGCTTGCCGTCTTGGCATCCATTGCTGCACAAGGGCAAAAAGTCGGCGATGCACCAAGCGGGTATGAGTGTACGAGGTAAGGTCATTAAAGACGATGAAGTCGACTTGGAAGAGTATCAACAATATATCGTCAGCTGGCCGGTTGACGACATAGATTAG
- a CDS encoding tRNA-uridine aminocarboxypropyltransferase — MSHAVNRLYQYRKSISTREFRARGAKVPRCPTCRLHREHCICSLRQVSDSQLATALIMYDDEVLKPSNTGRLIADVIEQTHAFLWRRQDIDPELERLLNSDDYQPYVVFPKAYALPEQTVYERSVPSTCGKIPLLIFIDATWRQARKIYRKSPYLHKLPIISLSLGEQQLSQQQGPSVNGSRYQVRKAVIEGQLATAEVAAYVLQLFGDNKASQHLHLWFDVFTYQYQQGVKQSNLADPLSVARYQTFIKSHYPQP; from the coding sequence ATGAGTCATGCTGTAAATCGTCTCTATCAATATCGCAAGTCAATAAGCACTCGCGAGTTTCGCGCCAGAGGTGCAAAAGTGCCTCGCTGTCCGACGTGTCGCTTACATCGAGAGCACTGTATTTGCTCGCTCAGGCAAGTGAGTGATAGTCAACTGGCAACAGCGTTAATTATGTACGATGACGAGGTGCTAAAACCAAGCAATACCGGTCGTTTAATTGCCGATGTGATAGAACAAACGCATGCCTTTTTATGGCGGCGTCAAGACATCGACCCAGAGCTAGAGCGATTGTTAAACAGTGATGATTACCAGCCGTATGTGGTGTTCCCCAAAGCTTATGCGTTACCTGAACAAACGGTTTACGAACGCAGTGTCCCGAGCACTTGTGGCAAAATCCCGTTGTTGATTTTTATCGATGCTACATGGCGACAAGCGCGTAAAATTTACCGCAAAAGCCCGTATTTACACAAACTGCCAATAATCAGCTTGAGCTTAGGCGAGCAACAATTATCACAGCAACAAGGTCCCTCAGTAAACGGCTCTCGCTATCAAGTGCGCAAAGCGGTCATTGAAGGACAGCTAGCGACCGCTGAGGTGGCAGCATACGTATTGCAATTATTCGGCGACAACAAAGCGAGCCAACATTTGCACTTGTGGTTTGATGTTTTTACCTATCAATATCAACAGGGGGTAAAACAAAGCAATTTAGCCGATCCTCTGTCTGTAGCTCGTTATCAAACGTTTATAAAGTCTCATTATCCGCAACCATGA